The Planctomicrobium piriforme genome includes the window AACGTTGTGCCGAAAGAAGCGATTCCGGAATGGCTCCCGTCGGGCGGACGGATGGACATTGCCGACGGCGCGATCATCTTCACGTCGCATATCGACGGCAAAAAACACGCCACACTCTACTCCATCGACTCCACGCGTTATCCCCAGATCATTACCCTGACCAAGCAGGACATGACTGTGGTGAAGGGGATCTTCAAGCAGGAAGGCCAGAAGCTGTATGTGTGCCTGTCCGCTCCCAACGTCCCCACCCCGCCGCCTGCATTCGCTTCTGAGCCAGGCAGCAAGCAGGTGCTGATGGTCATGCAGCGGGCTGCGGCCACGCCGCCGGTCACTGCCGCCAACCCGAACCCCGCTCCGCCCGCCCATCCCGCCGCGCTGGTGGTGACGGATTCTGAAGTCGCCCGAATGCTGATCGGAACCTGGCAGTATGATGACAGCTTCGGCGCGTTGATCATCCAGTTCCGCGGTGACGGCACTTACTCCACGACCCGCTCCGTCGAACAGTTGCGGATGTTCAAAGAGGTATTCATCGAAACGCCCCTGTCGAACGGAACCTGGCGCGTGCAGAAGGGCCAGATCGTCTTCAACGTGCTGGCAGCCCTCTATGCCGACCGGGTGGGCCAGACCTTCTCATTTTCGGTCCGCTCGATTTCCGCAACCGACTTCATTTTCGTGGACTACCTAGGCCGCGTCGGTCGGGCAACGCGAATCAAGTAATCTGAGTGAAGCATCGTCATGGGCCGAAGCGTTGTGCTTCGGCCCTATGGCTTTTGAGAGTTCACAAAGACAGAAATGTCGGTGCCGCCCGACTCTTATTCTTGGCGGTTACGCTTCTGTCGTGGGGACAGGGGCCGCCGTAGGGGCATGAACGGGGT containing:
- a CDS encoding TIGR03067 domain-containing protein, producing the protein MGRVLGISLGIACLLAAGLNAKADEVVQPLNGQWVVVELVEDGNVVPKEAIPEWLPSGGRMDIADGAIIFTSHIDGKKHATLYSIDSTRYPQIITLTKQDMTVVKGIFKQEGQKLYVCLSAPNVPTPPPAFASEPGSKQVLMVMQRAAATPPVTAANPNPAPPAHPAALVVTDSEVARMLIGTWQYDDSFGALIIQFRGDGTYSTTRSVEQLRMFKEVFIETPLSNGTWRVQKGQIVFNVLAALYADRVGQTFSFSVRSISATDFIFVDYLGRVGRATRIK